A region from the Mercenaria mercenaria strain notata chromosome 7, MADL_Memer_1, whole genome shotgun sequence genome encodes:
- the LOC128558438 gene encoding pleckstrin homology domain-containing family B member 2-like, producing MEIQIVKAGWLQRKSTVLHRWKKNWFVLYRSGELAYFESQDKHQAEGRFIVCASCIGIKTSGDCEFSAPEGYGKQCLLYLQLRSDEDLKLCAESPDDMRAWQIALEEARTMNRTGEIAAPPGVAVPPGAQVVYPQTFTHGYPGQIIAAPGQYVVRDASGGGAVVMGNQPGQVVCVREPYYYRRGYYSPLIMGPVLWW from the exons ATGGAGATACAGATTGTAAAAGCTGGATGGCTGCAAAGAAAAA GTACGGTTTTGCATCGCTGGAAgaagaactggtttgtactgtACAGGTCAGGAGAGTTGGCTTACTTTGAGTCCCAAGATAAACATCAGGCGGAGGGAAGGTTTATTGTCTGTGCATCATGTATAGGCATCAAAACTAGTGGAGAC TGTGAATTCAGTGCACCGGAAGGCTATGGCAAGCAATGTCTGTTGTATCTACAGTTACGTAGCGATGAAGATCTGAAATTGTGTGCTGAATCCCCAGATGATATGAG agcCTGGCAGATAGCGCTTGAAGAAGCCAGGACAATGAACAGGACTGGAGAGATTGCAGCACCTCCAGGGGTGGCTGTACCCCCAGGGGCACAGGTTGTCTACCCGCAAACATTCACACATGGCTATCCTGGTCAGATAATAGCAGCCCCTGGACAGTATG TTGTGAGAGATGCTTCAGGGGGTGGAGCTGTTGTCATGGGGAACCAGCCAGGTCAGGTGGTTTGTGTCCGGGAACCATACTATTACCGCAGGGGATACTACTCTCCCCTCATCATGGGACCAGTTTTGTGGTGGTGA